CCAAACTCAAATTTTCATTTAGTGACCACATTTCTTGTACAAGACCTTTAAGAGTCATTGTacacgtatatatatatatgtcacatggtctcagtgttttaatgaaacacttttaactctgtttgacCTTAAGAAAGTGTTTCATAAAGATACTTATTTTAACATAGTATAACTATAAATATCAATATAACTTGATATTTAACATGTATGTGCAGAACATACAATTAGTGAAAAGAGTCAgaatcattttttttgtcatatagaTTCAGATTACAGAGTCTGTTGGTTACTTACTTCCACTCTTAGTTTTCTCTGTAACTGAATATGATTTTGATTCGGGAACTCTCTTGTTGTTATAGATGGGTTGGACTTCACAGGTGTAATTAGTGTATGGTTGTAGTCCAGTAACATGACATGTTCCTCCTGGTGGATGGTTGTTAGCTGTAACTGTAGCAAAGTTTCACAAACTGTTAGCCATTACATATCCATGTGTCACTGATAGATCACCAGCTTTGAACCCAGCAAGCTGAAACTATTGTAAACATTATGTGATGGTAGGAAAGCAGAGTGGGAaaattaacatgaaaactgaagttgatattgatttttgatgatgatCTGAGTTACTTAAAGTGTTATTTCGGTTTCATATTCCATGTTGATTTTGTGAATCTCTTTCACCAGACTGTGATTTGATATACAGTATCATCTCAGCTTCTTTACATCCACTGTGTTGTGTTAGCATGGAGCAGTGTGGGTCCATGAATGACTCAAATGTCCACAGTACATTTCACTATTCAGGTAAACTGACTAGTAAAACGATCTCCAACAACTTCCACCAAAGATTAAATTctgtaaaagaataaaacaattaGAATTTTACTTACTCTTGTAACCAGGGGGATGACGGCTACAACTGCAGTTGTATAAAAGGTTTTGAGGGACCTGTTGACAGTTCTTACTGGTTGTGGTCGAACTCAACTCAATGGATGTATTGGTTgagcttttctttgtgttgatatcaaaatctgttcacaaacacatcagacatGTTTAACACAACTGAGTACTGGTACTATACATTAATTTACTCCACAGTATCTGAGGATAAAATCTTTCATTGCATTGAGGTGAAGTGAACATCAACATACCACATTTAATGTAGATGTGAACAGGAGCTGTGGTTTTTTTTACGGTGCCATCGTTGTCCTTGATCTGACCAGTACAGTTGTAGTCTGTGAAAGGTTCCAGCTCAGACAGTTTCTTAGACTCATTGACTCTGCCACGTTCTGAGGAGACAGAAGGATGACAGGTATTTACATCTCAGTGCCTAAGAGAAGTTTTCTTTTGGATTTTTGATCAGATTCAATTTCGGACTCattcagaaagacagaaaaaaatcttctaTTTACAACTGATTCACAGAGAGCACAAAGTAATACCTTCCGTTCACAGTCAACTCAGATTGCTTCAGTTTTAAGTAAAATTGGAAATTGGCAAATCTCTACTTATTTCCATGTAAATCCATTTATAATGTAGCTGTCAGACAGAGTGTGTCTACTTCAAGTCTTTCCACTTACCCCGACAGCTGTAATCAATGGAGAGGCTTTTACAGTTTGGAggtaatgttgtgtttatttttgcaggAAGTTCAGTGGGAGCAGTCTGATTTATTTCACTTACATTCAAGAAATCTGtagaaaaatgaacaaaagaacagacataaaatgtaaaactggtCTAAAGCAcataaatttcaaaataaaggcagacCTTTCATACATACCTATAGAGATGTTTTTGGTGAAGTTAAAGGAAGAGTTTCCACAGGTTTCTGATGTGATAGTTGTAGTAAAATCTGTGCAAATGTCATTGTAACCAAGTTTGACACAGAGTGTTTTACTGCCACATCGCTCATCTTGAATCTTATTTGGTGTTGATTGTAAAGAGGTGATGTTCCAATCAGTTTGGTAACAAACATATCCAGGGATGCAGCTGGTGGCATCTTTAATGTCGTCTTTACCTGAAATACACAAGTGATGCAGAAATGTCTCCCTGTTTACAGACAGTCTCATTTCTTAGATGAAAAAAGCAAGATGCATTCCAACAATGTGAATTAATTTTACTCACTCATTtcaattgttgttgttttattatccTTTTCAGTGCTGTTACAGtggatgttttctctgccaGCACTAGTATCAATGAATGTCACAGAGTGCTCGTATTCAGTACAGGGTTTCAGGTGTTTGATTTCATGTGATGAGTTTTGACTGGAGTGCTGAACCATGGATTTGTTTTCAGTATCTGGTCGGCCTTCTTCATTAATGGTTATGTTGTAGTTACCAGTGGTAGAGCTTGTAATGTTAATCTGGAAGCCAAACTTGATGGGTGTTACAGTGTAAGAACCTGCacacaaaaccaacagaaaaaaatctctagGTGAGATGAACCACCTGGTGACATTTTATAACCTCAGAGAGTTTGTTCATGTTGATGCTGAACAGGATCCATAAAAAACATTCTCTACACTCACTGTGAAAATATACTTTGATTACATTCATTGtaaagtaaaagagaaactCAGACGCTGAATGGCAGTATAATTACAACAAGtgtttgaaaacaaactgcacaaTGGATTATCTTTTAAACTCATACTCACactgtggaggtggagctggagtggttggaggagctggaggatgaATTTAAAGGAAATCAGAaaagagtaaaacaaaacattaatatataATTATGCAACATGAGTAATTTAATTTCCAAAGCACCTTGAATATACAGCCAGTACCTGCACTCCATAACTTAACTCTGCAGAGCTACTGTTTTTGTCCATTGTCTATACTCATATGAATAAGACAATCTTATCACAGTCCTGTATAATGAATGAGAAAATTCCAACCTTGGGTGGTAGGAGTCACTGTGGTGTTGAGCTGGGTGACTGCAGGTGAGGTCTTGTTGTCAGAGTCTGTTTGGATGTTGGTTTTGTTTGGGTGTGTGGTAGGAGTGGCTGCAGGATGGAGAGCATGCTGGAGGTCACCTTCAGGTAGAAATACTTCACTGCCAACAGTCTTACCTGATATGATGCTTAACTACCATTTAACTAACATGACTCATGAAACTGTAAACTGAGGCTGAATACATTACCAGACATGGTAGTTGAATTGTTTGTCTGATTTGTGGAGACTGAGGTGGGGGCTGACGAGATGAGTGGAGGTTGGGCGGCAGCAGTTGGAGTGTCTGAAGACATGGCAGGAGCTGCTGCCgtggtgtgtggaggtgagggGGTGATAGATACAATGGGTACTGAGGGTGAAGTAGATTTTGCTGCCGTGCTTGCAGGTGAGGAGATGACAGACACAGTGGAAAGCGAAGGTGAAGTGGAAACTGCTgtggtgtgtggaggtgagggGTTTGAATTTTCTGcattccaagaaaaaaaaattaggacAAACACAATATCACAATACTAGTTCCTACAATATTAAAGGTGATATGTGTCGGCTACATAAATCCTACTTCCTCTTGTTACAAACATGGTGCTGCTATTtatctgtcctcctcctcatttacaTCTACTACACTTTTGTGCAAATACTCAGATGAAGTCAGACATTGTCCAGCTGTGGGTGCTCAGTAGGACTCAACAgctgatggaaaataaaacgGTGGGCAGTAGTTGTGAGTTCAAATATTATCATAATATTTCTGACAAAACAGTCCAACCTTAACAGGAGTATGATGGAATAACATTGTTCCAGTGGCTTACCTGGCTTAGTTTCTTCACAGAGTAAATTTGAGTCAATATATAAACTAATCATTGacttaataataaaaaaaacatataaactaATTGCTATCAAAGCAGAATTGATGAAGTCTCAGCCTGAACACTGAAAGACGAGTCTGATCTCAACAAGTCTCTACAGCTCTCTCACAGAAATAAACTGTGAAAAGTTACTTCCATACCACACTAACTCTGCAAAATGTGACTCATTGAAAACCCTaacagtctggactgaaacAGAGTCTGATGTCAAACGAACGAGTGAGAATATATATTTCTATCACTCCTTGCTGCTGTGGCTCAGAAGTAATGAGACAATATGAAGAATATGAGGTAATGGTAGGCTGAGGTGAAGTTATGGCACAAGTTATAGCAGAGCTTATGACATGATtagaattaaacattttattcactgtaGTAATAATTAACTGTTATATATTAGGTAACTTATGTACTgggggggttagggttaccaTTGCACTGCagctcttttttgtttattttttgttataatagtgtatactgtatattaatatgcaggggaaaaaacaaacaagtgaaaacaagcaaaaataacCCATGATTTGAGGATGATTAAcagaattaaacattaaatgcaTTTCATAACTTATGTATTTCCACTCACCTGgtccatttccatttccagtTTCACCTGGaatttcaaaagagaaaaaatgtgatgttaatCATTTTTGGTAATAATAGTGTctactgtatatgaatgtgcagggaaaaaacaaagtagtgaaaacaaacaaaaataatacatttcattGTGTGAACAAGCAAATAATCTTTTTCTAACATAATATGCATAAATGCTATGTGTTAAATAttattacatacatatatatatatatttttgttttaatcatgaCAGTAATAATCAAATGTTATATATTAGGAGACTTATGTATTGCCACTCACCACTACTGTCTTGACCTGGAAttacaaaagggaaaaaaattgTTAATCATTAAATCCTTGtatcaaagattttttttttttcattgggtgtgtgtgtgtgtttgttcatgtcaTTTGCCCCCCAAACagtgaattttttaaaaaaagcatccACTTTCATCTGGccaataaaagaggaaaagcgaacattttcatcttatgttgtctgtgtgtgactgtacaACCTGGTTGCTATGACAATGTGACAGAGCCACTTGCTATTTCAGAAGGCAAACCACTATTTCCTGCCTTGCACTAAAACTTAGAACCACCCAATACTTATTAAACTGGTTTCAGTTTGGACAGATCATGGCTCATAAATGGACTTTGACCATGgacattttctctcctcattgGGTAACAGAGTCTcctaaaaaattacatttctataaaaccaaactgcaacagcaaacacattttgtatgAAATGTAGTAGGCACCATATTACTTCTCAACACTCATCTTTACTACCAGCTGCAATAACAGGACTGGTAGGACAGGACAGAGGAGGTTTAAGTACTTTTGCGggtgttgtgtgtttatctgtggaTGGATTTTGTCACCGCTATAGCACAACTGTGTAAGATACAGTCATGAAACGTTACAAGTGTGTAGTTGAGATTGAAAAGAAAGCTGTGTTCAAAGATGGGTGTGGTTTGAGCAAAGATGCCAGAAGTAGGGAAGGGACcatcacccctcctcctccttacagCCGTGGcccacatttatttaaaatcacaCTTCACTATATCCCAGTTTCAATCATTCCCATCCACT
The DNA window shown above is from Lates calcarifer isolate ASB-BC8 unplaced genomic scaffold, TLL_Latcal_v3 _unitig_657_quiver_2550, whole genome shotgun sequence and carries:
- the LOC108879430 gene encoding receptor-type tyrosine-protein phosphatase C isoform X3; this encodes MAGLCGLKILLLWIEIISLANCQDSSGETGNGNGPAPPTTPAPPPQCSYTVTPIKFGFQINITSSTTGNYNITINEEGRPDTENKSMVQHSSQNSSHEIKHLKPCTEYEHSVTFIDTSAGRENIHCNSTEKDNKTTTIEMSKDDIKDATSCIPGYVCYQTDWNITSLQSTPNKIQDERCGSKTLCVKLGYNDICTDFTTTITSETCGNSSFNFTKNISIDFLNVSEINQTAPTELPAKINTTLPPNCKSLSIDYSCRERGRVNESKKLSELEPFTDYNCTGQIKDNDGTVKKTTAPVHIYIKCDFDINTKKSSTNTSIELSSTTTSKNCQQVPQNLLYNCSCSRHPPGYKITANNHPPGGTCHVTGLQPYTNYTCEVQPIYNNKRVPESKSYSVTEKTKSGIPDPVTNLKVTVPEHNVIHVKCDHSKNSKGPENKCRVRLITGGVIVDKTDTPNSNLEFRDLSYSTTYTVKVTVFNGDFESEPKTDTVHTQYNDKAVIGFFIFLIILIISVVVAVVVYKLYIKKRKESRNGVNEGVTLESTAIYMNVPPREWHHKETH
- the LOC108879430 gene encoding receptor-type tyrosine-protein phosphatase C isoform X1; the protein is MAGLCGLKILLLWIEIISLANCQDSSGETGNGNGPENSNPSPPHTTAVSTSPSLSTVSVISSPASTAAKSTSPSVPIVSITPSPPHTTAAAPAMSSDTPTAAAQPPLISSAPTSVSTNQTNNSTTMSATPTTHPNKTNIQTDSDNKTSPAVTQLNTTVTPTTQAPPTTPAPPPQCSYTVTPIKFGFQINITSSTTGNYNITINEEGRPDTENKSMVQHSSQNSSHEIKHLKPCTEYEHSVTFIDTSAGRENIHCNSTEKDNKTTTIEMSKDDIKDATSCIPGYVCYQTDWNITSLQSTPNKIQDERCGSKTLCVKLGYNDICTDFTTTITSETCGNSSFNFTKNISIDFLNVSEINQTAPTELPAKINTTLPPNCKSLSIDYSCRERGRVNESKKLSELEPFTDYNCTGQIKDNDGTVKKTTAPVHIYIKCDFDINTKKSSTNTSIELSSTTTSKNCQQVPQNLLYNCSCSRHPPGYKITANNHPPGGTCHVTGLQPYTNYTCEVQPIYNNKRVPESKSYSVTEKTKSGIPDPVTNLKVTVPEHNVIHVKCDHSKNSKGPENKCRVRLITGGVIVDKTDTPNSNLEFRDLSYSTTYTVKVTVFNGDFESEPKTDTVHTQYNDKAVIGFFIFLIILIISVVVAVVVYKLYIKKRKESRNGVNEGVTLESTAIYMNVPPREWHHKETH
- the LOC108879430 gene encoding receptor-type tyrosine-protein phosphatase C isoform X2 translates to MAGLCGLKILLLWIEIISLANCQDSSGETGNGNGPATPTTHPNKTNIQTDSDNKTSPAVTQLNTTVTPTTQAPPTTPAPPPQCSYTVTPIKFGFQINITSSTTGNYNITINEEGRPDTENKSMVQHSSQNSSHEIKHLKPCTEYEHSVTFIDTSAGRENIHCNSTEKDNKTTTIEMSKDDIKDATSCIPGYVCYQTDWNITSLQSTPNKIQDERCGSKTLCVKLGYNDICTDFTTTITSETCGNSSFNFTKNISIDFLNVSEINQTAPTELPAKINTTLPPNCKSLSIDYSCRERGRVNESKKLSELEPFTDYNCTGQIKDNDGTVKKTTAPVHIYIKCDFDINTKKSSTNTSIELSSTTTSKNCQQVPQNLLYNCSCSRHPPGYKITANNHPPGGTCHVTGLQPYTNYTCEVQPIYNNKRVPESKSYSVTEKTKSGIPDPVTNLKVTVPEHNVIHVKCDHSKNSKGPENKCRVRLITGGVIVDKTDTPNSNLEFRDLSYSTTYTVKVTVFNGDFESEPKTDTVHTQYNDKAVIGFFIFLIILIISVVVAVVVYKLYIKKRKESRNGVNEGVTLESTAIYMNVPPREWHHKETH